The following are from one region of the Candidatus Dormiibacterota bacterium genome:
- the rsmD gene encoding 16S rRNA (guanine(966)-N(2))-methyltransferase RsmD, with amino-acid sequence MAATRITAGAWRGRQIDTPEGLETRPTTSLVRQALFNILGEVAGATVVDLYAGAGTVGFEALSRGAARVTFVERNRSTLRLVARTAERLECTERCRLVTADVLPWVRGRPGDLATADVVFLDAPYRDRGMAAVLDALGAQSPPLVVCEHHRAARLPDAAGDLERIREATYGTTRLSFYRRSGAEDGAGDARDQRERG; translated from the coding sequence ATGGCGGCGACCCGGATCACCGCGGGGGCCTGGCGGGGACGGCAGATCGACACCCCCGAGGGTCTGGAGACCCGGCCCACCACCTCGCTGGTGCGCCAGGCGCTCTTCAACATCCTCGGCGAGGTCGCCGGCGCCACCGTGGTCGACCTCTACGCCGGCGCGGGCACGGTCGGGTTCGAGGCGCTCAGCCGGGGCGCCGCGCGGGTGACCTTCGTGGAGCGGAACCGCTCCACGCTGCGGCTGGTGGCCCGCACCGCGGAGCGGCTGGAGTGCACCGAGCGCTGCCGGCTGGTCACCGCCGACGTGCTGCCCTGGGTCCGGGGCCGTCCCGGCGATCTGGCGACCGCCGACGTCGTCTTCCTCGACGCCCCCTACCGCGACCGGGGGATGGCCGCGGTGCTCGACGCGCTCGGAGCGCAATCGCCGCCCCTCGTCGTGTGCGAACATCACCGCGCTGCGCGGCTCCCCGACGCGGCGGGGGATCTGGAGCGCATCCGGGAGGCGACCTACGGCACCACCCGGCTGAGCTTCTACCGCCGGTCGGGCGCGGAGGACGGGGCCGGGGACGCTCGGGACCAACGGGAGAGAGGATGA
- a CDS encoding ACP S-malonyltransferase produces MPAAEASPPRLPELRHLPRARGARHRVTRVALVFPGQGSQSAGMAADLLDVPPAPALLDAAAAAGIDLRGALAGDEEGLRPTEVAQPALLLVEAVLALRLASGVPGIEIVGVAGHSVGEYAALVAAGVLEAEVAMRLVTARGLAMAGMREGGMTALLGATEEVATAVCAEVGASGGGVVVVANLNGPGQVVISGERRALEAAAALARQRGVRRAMPLRVSGAFHSPLMAGAAEEVGRLIDAAPLVDAAVPVVGNVDGAPLRDAGAIRDRLRRQLASPVRWSDCVASLAGLGAEALVEVGPGAVLSGLAGRIDPGLRTVQVASAAAAAGLGDALAGALRG; encoded by the coding sequence GTGCCGGCGGCCGAAGCGTCCCCACCACGTCTGCCAGAGCTGCGGCACCTACCACGGGCGCGAGGTGCTCGTCACCGAGTGACCCGGGTCGCACTGGTCTTCCCCGGTCAGGGCAGCCAGTCCGCGGGCATGGCAGCCGATCTCCTCGACGTCCCCCCCGCACCGGCGCTGCTCGACGCCGCCGCCGCCGCCGGGATCGACCTGCGCGGCGCTCTCGCCGGCGACGAGGAGGGGCTGCGCCCCACCGAGGTCGCCCAGCCCGCGCTGCTGCTCGTCGAGGCGGTGCTGGCGCTGCGGCTGGCCTCGGGGGTGCCGGGGATCGAGATCGTGGGGGTCGCCGGGCACAGCGTCGGCGAGTACGCCGCCCTGGTCGCCGCCGGGGTGCTCGAGGCCGAGGTCGCGATGCGCCTGGTCACCGCCCGAGGCCTGGCGATGGCGGGGATGCGCGAGGGGGGGATGACCGCCCTGCTCGGCGCCACCGAGGAGGTGGCCACCGCGGTCTGCGCCGAGGTCGGCGCCAGCGGCGGGGGAGTGGTGGTGGTCGCCAACCTCAACGGCCCCGGCCAGGTGGTGATCAGCGGCGAGCGCCGCGCCCTCGAGGCGGCGGCCGCGCTGGCCCGCCAGCGCGGAGTGCGCCGGGCGATGCCGCTGCGGGTGAGCGGTGCCTTCCACTCCCCGCTGATGGCCGGCGCCGCCGAGGAGGTGGGGCGGCTCATCGACGCCGCGCCGCTGGTCGACGCCGCGGTGCCGGTGGTGGGCAATGTCGACGGCGCCCCGCTCCGCGACGCGGGCGCCATCCGCGACCGGCTGCGCCGCCAGCTCGCCTCGCCGGTGCGCTGGAGCGACTGTGTCGCGAGCCTCGCCGGGCTCGGTGCCGAGGCCCTGGTCGAGGTCGGTCCGGGCGCGGTGCTCAGCGGCCTGGCGGGGCGGATCGACCCCGGCCTCCGCACCGTGCAGGTGGCGAGCGCCGCGGCCGCAGCCGGGCTCGGTGACGCGCTCGCGGGGGCGCTCCGTGGCTGA
- the recG gene encoding ATP-dependent DNA helicase RecG, with amino-acid sequence MPPNPSPAGGPVVSPGPDTPVERLAGVGPRHASRLAKLGIHTVRDLLLHVPRRNEDTREVRPLASLAPGAEVQTVRARVRRVGSRRSPYKRMVLVEAVLDDGTGSASAVWFNQPFLVRQLHAGDELLLSGKVKWESRGPVLQNPEFERVSDGQLHVGRLAPVYPETGGLTSRFLRERIEPLLPLADLLPDALPPALREEEGLLTLAEALRALHSPTSPELVDRARERIGFEEILLLQLAAQRARRRRLSGNGVVVPYDPEVARGFADSLPFQLTDGQRRAAHGILIDMAQPGPMNRLLQGDVGSGKTVVAAMAALMAHHAGFQTLVMAPTEILARQHHTTLDTLLAPHGVSVRLLIGATPVRARREILGGVASGQDTLLVGTHALTEDEVRPVALGLVVVDEQHRFGVAQRQRLRRKSEDIPNFLAMTATPIPRSLALTLYGDVNHSELREMPPGRTPVVTRVVSPEDRAAAYDFVRSQVAEGRQVFVICPLVEESDTLGVRSATSEHARLSTEVFPSLRVELLHGRMPSREKEERMGRFTSGAADLLVTTSVVEVGVDVPNATIMLIEGAERFGLAQLHQFRGRVGRGAHASHCLLFQGSPDPAGHSRLEAVARTRSGFDLAELDLRMRGPGDVIGLRQHGLPEMRVADLLDQALMERARAAAERWLDADPTLSLHPPLAEAMTAFRDVFDLD; translated from the coding sequence GTGCCCCCGAACCCCTCTCCGGCCGGCGGGCCGGTGGTCTCGCCCGGGCCCGACACTCCGGTGGAGCGCCTCGCCGGCGTCGGCCCCCGCCACGCGTCCCGGCTGGCGAAGCTCGGCATCCACACCGTCCGCGACCTGCTCCTCCACGTGCCCCGCCGCAACGAGGACACCCGCGAGGTGCGCCCGCTGGCGTCGCTCGCCCCCGGCGCCGAGGTCCAGACGGTGCGCGCCCGGGTGCGGCGGGTGGGGTCGCGGCGCAGCCCCTACAAGCGGATGGTGCTGGTGGAGGCGGTCCTGGACGACGGGACCGGGTCCGCCTCGGCGGTGTGGTTCAACCAGCCCTTCCTGGTGCGCCAGCTGCACGCCGGCGACGAGCTGCTGCTCAGCGGCAAGGTGAAGTGGGAGAGCCGCGGCCCGGTGCTCCAGAACCCCGAGTTCGAGCGGGTCTCCGACGGGCAGCTGCATGTCGGCCGGCTCGCCCCCGTCTACCCCGAGACCGGCGGGCTCACCTCCCGCTTCCTCCGCGAGCGCATCGAGCCGCTGCTGCCGCTCGCCGACCTGCTCCCCGACGCCCTGCCCCCGGCGCTGCGCGAGGAGGAGGGCCTGCTCACCCTCGCCGAGGCCCTGCGGGCGCTCCACTCCCCGACCTCGCCGGAGCTGGTCGACCGGGCCCGCGAGCGGATCGGCTTCGAGGAGATCCTCCTGCTCCAGCTCGCCGCCCAGCGGGCCCGGCGGCGGCGGCTGAGCGGGAACGGGGTGGTGGTGCCGTACGACCCCGAGGTGGCCCGCGGCTTCGCCGACTCGCTGCCCTTCCAGCTCACCGACGGGCAGCGGCGCGCCGCCCACGGGATCCTCATCGACATGGCCCAGCCGGGGCCGATGAACCGGCTGCTCCAGGGCGACGTCGGCAGCGGCAAGACGGTGGTGGCGGCGATGGCCGCGCTGATGGCCCACCACGCCGGCTTCCAGACACTGGTGATGGCGCCCACCGAGATCCTGGCGCGGCAGCATCACACCACCCTCGACACGCTGCTCGCGCCCCACGGCGTGTCGGTGCGGCTGCTGATCGGCGCCACCCCGGTGCGCGCCCGCCGCGAGATCCTCGGCGGGGTGGCATCGGGGCAGGACACGCTGCTGGTCGGCACCCACGCGCTCACCGAGGACGAGGTCCGTCCGGTCGCGCTCGGCCTGGTGGTGGTCGACGAGCAGCACCGATTCGGGGTCGCCCAGCGCCAGCGACTGCGGCGCAAGTCCGAGGACATCCCGAACTTCCTGGCGATGACCGCGACCCCGATCCCGCGCTCGCTGGCGCTGACCCTGTACGGCGACGTCAACCACAGCGAGCTGCGGGAGATGCCGCCGGGCCGCACCCCGGTGGTCACCCGCGTGGTCAGCCCCGAGGACCGCGCCGCCGCCTACGACTTCGTGCGCTCCCAGGTCGCCGAGGGCCGCCAGGTGTTCGTGATCTGCCCGCTGGTGGAGGAGTCCGACACCCTGGGGGTGCGGAGCGCGACCTCGGAGCATGCGCGGCTGAGCACCGAGGTGTTCCCCAGCCTGCGGGTCGAGCTGCTCCACGGCCGGATGCCCTCGCGGGAGAAGGAGGAGCGGATGGGCCGCTTCACCTCCGGCGCCGCCGACCTGCTGGTGACCACGAGCGTGGTCGAGGTGGGGGTGGACGTGCCCAACGCCACGATCATGCTCATCGAGGGCGCCGAGCGCTTCGGCCTCGCCCAGCTGCACCAGTTCCGCGGCCGGGTCGGCCGGGGCGCCCACGCGTCCCACTGCCTGCTCTTCCAGGGCAGCCCGGACCCCGCCGGGCACTCCCGCCTCGAGGCGGTGGCGAGGACCCGGAGCGGCTTCGACCTCGCCGAGCTCGACCTGCGGATGCGCGGCCCCGGCGACGTCATCGGCCTGCGCCAGCACGGCCTCCCCGAGATGCGGGTCGCCGACCTCCTCGACCAGGCCCTGATGGAGCGGGCCCGCGCCGCCGCCGAGCGCTGGCTGGACGCCGACCCCACCCTCAGCCTCCATCCCCCCCTCGCCGAGGCGATGACCGCCTTCCGCGACGTCTTCGACCTCGACTGA
- the fabG gene encoding 3-oxoacyl-[acyl-carrier-protein] reductase: MAERRLEGRVALVTGASRGIGRAVALRLAAEGAAVAVAFGASEAAAREVAAEAGALGVATVLLAADLGDGAAAAGLVARAAEALGRVDILVNNAGLTRDGLAVRMSDADWGDVLAVDLTAAFTLCRAALRGMLRARWGRIVNISSIAGVVGNPGQANYSAAKAGLIGLTKALAKEVGGRGITVNAVAPGFVETDMTAGLPPALIERAVAVVPAGRLGTAAEVAAAVAFLAAPEAAYVNGHVLHVDGGLAA, from the coding sequence GTGGCTGAGCGGCGCCTCGAGGGCAGGGTGGCGCTGGTCACCGGCGCGTCCCGCGGCATCGGCCGCGCGGTGGCGCTGCGCCTCGCCGCCGAGGGCGCCGCCGTCGCCGTCGCCTTCGGCGCCTCCGAGGCGGCGGCGCGCGAGGTCGCCGCCGAGGCCGGGGCGCTCGGGGTGGCCACGGTCCTGCTCGCCGCCGACCTCGGCGACGGCGCCGCCGCCGCGGGGCTGGTCGCACGGGCGGCCGAGGCGCTGGGCAGGGTGGACATCCTCGTCAACAACGCCGGCCTCACCCGCGACGGCCTGGCGGTGCGGATGAGCGACGCCGACTGGGGGGACGTGCTCGCCGTCGACCTCACCGCCGCATTCACCCTCTGCCGGGCGGCGCTGCGAGGCATGCTCCGCGCTCGCTGGGGCCGGATCGTCAACATCTCGAGCATCGCTGGGGTGGTGGGCAACCCCGGCCAGGCCAACTACTCGGCGGCGAAGGCGGGGCTGATCGGCCTCACCAAGGCGCTCGCCAAGGAGGTGGGCGGCCGCGGGATCACCGTCAACGCCGTCGCCCCCGGCTTTGTCGAGACCGACATGACCGCCGGGCTGCCGCCGGCGCTGATCGAGCGCGCGGTCGCGGTCGTGCCCGCGGGCCGGCTGGGGACCGCGGCCGAGGTGGCCGCCGCGGTGGCCTTCCTCGCGGCGCCGGAGGCGGCCTACGTGAACGGTCACGTGCTCCATGTCGACGGCGGCCTGGCCGCCTAG
- the coaD gene encoding pantetheine-phosphate adenylyltransferase, whose amino-acid sequence MTRIAVYPGSFDPVTLGHLDVLERATLIFDRVIMAVLENPSKNGLFSVEERVELIRQSVNENPRVEVDTFQGLTVEYARRVGAAAMIRGLRAVSDFENEFQMALMNRRLAPEIHTVFLMTSFSNVYVSSSLIKEVYRFGGSVEDVLPPPSARAMRRRFGREGGDQELQGERT is encoded by the coding sequence ATGACCCGCATCGCCGTGTACCCGGGGAGCTTCGACCCGGTGACCCTCGGTCACCTCGACGTGCTCGAGCGGGCGACGCTGATCTTCGACCGGGTGATCATGGCGGTGCTCGAGAACCCCTCGAAGAACGGGCTCTTCAGCGTCGAGGAGCGGGTCGAGCTGATCCGGCAGAGCGTCAACGAGAACCCGCGGGTCGAGGTCGACACCTTCCAGGGGCTCACCGTCGAGTACGCCCGGCGGGTCGGCGCCGCCGCGATGATCCGCGGGCTGCGGGCGGTCAGCGATTTCGAGAACGAGTTCCAGATGGCGCTGATGAACCGGCGGCTCGCGCCCGAGATCCACACCGTCTTCCTGATGACCTCCTTCTCCAACGTCTACGTCTCCTCCTCTCTGATCAAGGAGGTCTACCGCTTCGGCGGCAGCGTCGAGGACGTCCTTCCCCCGCCCAGCGCGCGGGCGATGCGGCGGCGCTTCGGCAGAGAGGGCGGAGACCAGGAACTCCAGGGGGAACGGACGTGA
- the acpP gene encoding acyl carrier protein, with amino-acid sequence MPDTSFEKFKSIVVDQLGVEADQVTLEASFVEDLNADSLDLVELIMAFEEEYGMEISDEDAEKIGTVGQAWDYVQEKLGIAS; translated from the coding sequence ATGCCAGACACCAGCTTCGAGAAGTTCAAGTCGATCGTGGTCGACCAACTCGGCGTCGAGGCGGATCAGGTGACCCTCGAAGCGTCGTTCGTGGAGGATCTGAACGCGGACTCCCTGGACCTGGTCGAGCTGATCATGGCGTTCGAGGAGGAGTACGGGATGGAGATCTCGGACGAGGACGCGGAGAAGATCGGAACGGTGGGACAGGCCTGGGACTACGTCCAGGAGAAGCTGGGGATCGCAAGCTAG
- the rpmF gene encoding 50S ribosomal protein L32, whose translation MAVPKERVPKARRDRRRAHLALARPALVPCQQCRRPKRPHHVCQSCGTYHGREVLVTE comes from the coding sequence ATGGCAGTCCCCAAGGAACGCGTCCCCAAGGCGCGTCGTGACCGGCGCCGCGCCCACCTCGCCCTGGCGCGCCCTGCGCTCGTCCCCTGCCAGCAGTGCCGGCGGCCGAAGCGTCCCCACCACGTCTGCCAGAGCTGCGGCACCTACCACGGGCGCGAGGTGCTCGTCACCGAGTGA
- the rnc gene encoding ribonuclease III, producing the protein MGLRPGEAGDRKLAPDPLGADEESGLQALQERINVRFRRPELLREAMTHASWNNEQGRPSGPGHDNERLEYLGDAVLELVVGEYLFKRFPGYDEGQLTQLRAALVNTMSLAGFSERLGLGDALLLGKGAAKTGANRLPSLLANAFEALIGAIFLDHGYRVATRVFLQNIGDLADWSDENHKGKLQEVAQEKLSSTPTYRVTAVGGPGHRRMYSADAVVAGEVYGTGTGTTKQAAEQAAARQAVQRLSARRRRTSGTAARAAGAAQKAAEGAATQPVRVRRRIAEAAAETSTAPESGRRRRRTPAAAAGAASAEVGAATVEAAPAAPAPQGRRRGLLTSLRSAAEALVGRPPEAGDEPGAPPPAAAPLAGTSEPAGAAPADD; encoded by the coding sequence CTGGGACTACGTCCAGGAGAAGCTGGGGATCGCAAGCTAGCGCCGGATCCGCTGGGAGCGGACGAGGAGTCCGGGCTCCAGGCACTGCAGGAGCGGATCAACGTCCGCTTCCGCCGCCCCGAGCTCCTCCGCGAGGCGATGACCCATGCCTCGTGGAACAACGAGCAGGGGCGTCCCAGCGGGCCGGGGCACGACAACGAGCGCCTCGAGTACCTCGGCGACGCCGTCCTCGAGCTGGTCGTGGGCGAGTACCTGTTCAAGCGATTCCCCGGCTACGACGAGGGCCAGCTCACCCAGCTGCGCGCCGCGCTGGTCAACACCATGTCGCTCGCCGGGTTCTCCGAGCGGCTCGGGCTCGGCGACGCCCTGCTCCTCGGCAAGGGGGCGGCGAAGACCGGCGCCAACCGGCTGCCCTCGCTGCTCGCCAACGCCTTCGAGGCGCTGATCGGGGCGATCTTCCTGGACCACGGCTACCGGGTGGCCACCCGGGTGTTCCTCCAGAACATCGGCGACCTCGCCGACTGGAGCGACGAGAACCACAAGGGCAAGCTCCAGGAGGTCGCCCAGGAGAAGCTGAGCAGCACCCCCACCTACCGGGTCACCGCCGTCGGCGGTCCCGGTCACCGGCGCATGTACAGCGCCGACGCCGTGGTCGCCGGCGAGGTGTACGGAACCGGCACCGGCACCACCAAGCAGGCAGCCGAGCAGGCTGCCGCCCGCCAGGCGGTGCAGCGACTCAGCGCCAGGCGGCGGCGCACCAGCGGCACCGCCGCGCGCGCCGCGGGCGCCGCGCAGAAGGCGGCCGAGGGCGCCGCCACCCAGCCGGTGCGGGTGCGCCGCCGCATCGCCGAGGCCGCCGCCGAGACCTCCACCGCCCCGGAGAGCGGCCGCCGCCGCCGCCGCACGCCCGCGGCGGCCGCCGGCGCGGCCAGCGCCGAGGTGGGCGCCGCGACCGTGGAGGCGGCGCCGGCGGCGCCCGCGCCGCAGGGCCGCCGCCGCGGGCTGCTCACCTCGCTGCGGTCCGCGGCCGAGGCGCTGGTGGGCCGGCCGCCCGAGGCGGGCGACGAGCCCGGCGCGCCGCCGCCGGCGGCGGCTCCGCTGGCCGGGACGTCCGAACCGGCCGGCGCCGCCCCCGCCGACGAC
- the rpmB gene encoding 50S ribosomal protein L28, with amino-acid sequence MAQRCELCGKGPMSGNNVSHSKRRTRRRFMPNLQRVHVLVSERSVRRLVCTRCIRTQSKVR; translated from the coding sequence ATGGCACAACGGTGTGAGCTCTGCGGCAAGGGCCCGATGTCGGGCAACAACGTCAGCCACTCGAAGCGGCGGACGCGTCGTCGGTTCATGCCCAACCTCCAGCGGGTCCACGTGCTGGTCTCCGAGCGGTCGGTCCGCCGGCTGGTCTGCACCCGCTGCATCCGGACCCAGTCGAAGGTCCGCTAG
- a CDS encoding DegV family protein: MTVLHIVTDSTSDLLPDQAAPLGVTVVPLTVRFGEEQFRDGVDLGADGFYSRLARGGTSPTTSQPSPEAFASVYRELLQGPDDQVLSIHISQRLSGTLQSATLAAREHEGRVHVVDSGSVSMGIQFLVRGALRDLAAGADVDTVVRNAGARRERVVVYVLLDTLTYLHRGGRIGAAQAFLGGVLSVKPLLRVAAGEVHPQARVRNRRQGIDRMLALLAEAGPLEAVGTMHSGAPELLDEVRPRLLAAYPELGLDSGEIGPVVGTYAGPRAVGVACLRAG; this comes from the coding sequence GTGACCGTGCTGCACATCGTCACCGACAGCACCTCCGACCTCCTGCCCGACCAGGCGGCGCCGCTGGGGGTCACCGTCGTGCCGCTGACGGTGCGCTTCGGCGAGGAGCAGTTCCGCGACGGTGTCGACCTCGGCGCCGACGGCTTCTACTCCCGGCTGGCCCGGGGCGGTACCTCGCCGACCACCTCGCAGCCCTCGCCGGAGGCCTTCGCATCGGTGTATCGCGAGCTGCTCCAGGGCCCCGACGACCAGGTCCTCAGCATCCACATCTCGCAGAGGCTGAGTGGCACCCTGCAGTCGGCGACGCTCGCCGCCCGCGAGCACGAGGGGCGGGTGCACGTCGTCGACTCCGGCAGCGTGAGCATGGGCATCCAGTTCCTGGTGCGCGGCGCCCTGCGCGACCTGGCCGCCGGCGCCGATGTGGACACCGTCGTCCGCAACGCCGGGGCGCGGCGCGAGCGGGTGGTGGTCTACGTGCTCCTCGACACCCTCACCTACCTGCACCGCGGCGGCCGCATCGGCGCCGCCCAGGCCTTCCTCGGCGGGGTGCTCAGCGTCAAGCCGCTGCTCCGCGTCGCCGCCGGCGAGGTGCATCCCCAGGCGCGGGTGCGCAACCGCCGCCAGGGGATCGACCGGATGCTCGCCCTGCTCGCCGAGGCGGGGCCGCTCGAGGCGGTGGGCACGATGCACAGCGGCGCCCCCGAGCTGCTCGACGAGGTGCGGCCGCGGCTGCTCGCCGCCTACCCCGAGCTCGGCCTCGACAGCGGGGAGATCGGTCCCGTGGTGGGCACCTACGCCGGTCCCCGGGCGGTCGGAGTCGCCTGCCTCCGCGCCGGCTGA
- a CDS encoding Asp23/Gls24 family envelope stress response protein, whose protein sequence is MPTTKVRAREALTRTDSLGRIEVSPRVVASIAGHAANECYGIVGMAARGLRDGIAERLNRDNLHRGVEIEVGEGGIVIGLYVIAQYGTRISEVAHNLMSAVKYAVERMLGLPVIAVNVNVQGIHLEDGGEGGRR, encoded by the coding sequence GTGCCGACCACCAAGGTCAGGGCCAGGGAGGCCCTCACCCGAACCGACAGCCTGGGCCGGATCGAGGTCTCACCGCGGGTGGTGGCCTCGATCGCCGGCCACGCCGCCAACGAATGCTACGGCATCGTCGGGATGGCCGCCCGCGGCCTGCGGGACGGCATCGCCGAGCGTCTCAACCGCGACAACCTCCACCGCGGGGTGGAGATCGAGGTGGGTGAGGGGGGGATCGTCATCGGTCTCTACGTGATCGCCCAGTACGGAACCCGGATCAGCGAGGTCGCCCACAATCTGATGAGCGCGGTGAAGTACGCCGTCGAGCGGATGCTCGGCCTGCCCGTCATCGCCGTGAACGTCAACGTCCAGGGCATCCACCTGGAGGACGGGGGCGAGGGTGGCCGGCGCTGA
- a CDS encoding DAK2 domain-containing protein → MDRQPLKDVGGRQMLAGLSSALAWLQANQEVVNDLNVFPVPDGDTGSNMYLTLRSAVEDAGKAADPASAAGVMQAAAHGSLMGARGNSGVILSQVFRGFGQGLQGRARVDAAGVAAALGEASAVAYKAVMKPTEGTILTVVREAAAAAKRAAEGSDDIRTVLQAAVAEAHAAVERTPDQLAVLRDAGVVDAGGLGFAVVLEGFSRALEGDLSESEEAFAALTRPRRVGEPQLRRPGGAPPASGAPATPGERRGAAAVAERSDWGYCTEFLIGGPGLDVDALREELGSLGDSSLVVGDADLVRVHIHTLDPAALITRAAERGRLSKLKVEDMSTQHHDILERAAAEEAQRPAAPRKALGVVSVAPGAGFRAILDGLGADGIVEGGQTMNPSIEALLNAVRAAHADSVIILPNNGNVILTALQVDALAPDVAVRVVPTRSLPQGITALLTLDPGGDLDSNCARMEEAIAGVVTVEVTRAVRDSTADGQDIRVGDVIAVVDDRITQVGQDNLSVVEGVLEAAGREPELITVYRGAGVDEGTAATLVDALRRKHPDVEFEVHDGGQEHYPYILSLE, encoded by the coding sequence ATGGACCGCCAGCCCCTCAAGGACGTCGGCGGCCGCCAGATGCTCGCCGGGCTGAGCAGCGCGCTCGCCTGGCTGCAGGCGAACCAGGAGGTGGTCAACGACCTCAACGTCTTCCCCGTGCCCGACGGTGACACCGGCTCGAACATGTACCTGACCCTGCGCAGCGCGGTCGAGGACGCCGGCAAGGCCGCCGACCCCGCCTCCGCCGCGGGGGTGATGCAGGCGGCCGCGCACGGCTCGCTGATGGGCGCCCGGGGCAACAGCGGGGTGATCCTGTCCCAGGTGTTCCGCGGCTTCGGGCAGGGGCTGCAGGGGCGCGCCCGGGTCGACGCCGCCGGCGTAGCCGCCGCCCTCGGCGAGGCATCGGCGGTCGCCTACAAGGCGGTGATGAAGCCCACCGAGGGCACCATCCTCACCGTGGTCCGCGAGGCCGCGGCCGCGGCGAAGCGGGCCGCCGAGGGGTCGGACGACATCCGCACCGTGCTCCAGGCGGCGGTGGCCGAGGCCCACGCCGCGGTGGAGCGCACCCCCGACCAGCTCGCCGTGCTCCGCGATGCCGGGGTGGTCGACGCCGGCGGCCTGGGCTTCGCGGTGGTTCTCGAGGGGTTCTCCCGCGCCCTCGAGGGCGACCTCAGCGAGAGCGAGGAGGCGTTCGCCGCGCTCACCCGGCCGCGTCGCGTCGGCGAGCCGCAGCTGCGCCGCCCCGGCGGAGCACCCCCGGCCTCGGGGGCGCCGGCGACCCCGGGCGAGCGCCGTGGCGCCGCCGCCGTGGCCGAGCGCAGCGACTGGGGCTACTGCACCGAGTTCCTCATCGGCGGCCCCGGGCTCGACGTCGACGCCCTCCGCGAGGAGCTGGGGTCGCTCGGCGACTCCTCGCTCGTGGTCGGTGACGCCGATCTGGTGCGGGTGCACATCCACACCCTCGACCCGGCGGCGCTGATCACCCGCGCCGCCGAGCGGGGGCGGCTGAGCAAGCTCAAGGTCGAGGACATGTCGACCCAGCACCACGACATCCTCGAGCGCGCGGCCGCCGAGGAGGCGCAGCGGCCCGCCGCCCCCCGCAAGGCGCTCGGGGTGGTCTCGGTGGCGCCGGGCGCCGGTTTCCGCGCGATCCTCGACGGCCTCGGGGCCGACGGCATCGTCGAGGGCGGCCAGACCATGAACCCGTCGATCGAGGCGCTGCTCAACGCGGTGCGTGCCGCCCACGCCGACTCGGTGATCATCCTGCCGAACAACGGCAACGTGATCCTCACCGCCCTCCAGGTCGACGCCCTCGCCCCCGACGTGGCGGTGCGGGTGGTGCCCACCCGCAGCCTCCCCCAGGGGATCACCGCGCTGCTCACCCTCGACCCCGGCGGCGACCTCGACTCGAACTGCGCGCGGATGGAGGAGGCGATCGCCGGGGTGGTCACCGTGGAGGTGACCCGCGCGGTCCGCGACAGCACCGCCGACGGCCAGGACATCCGCGTCGGCGACGTCATCGCGGTGGTCGACGACCGGATCACCCAGGTCGGCCAGGACAACCTCTCGGTGGTGGAGGGGGTGCTCGAGGCCGCCGGTCGCGAGCCCGAGCTGATCACCGTGTACCGCGGCGCCGGGGTCGACGAGGGGACGGCGGCGACCCTGGTCGACGCGCTCCGCCGGAAGCACCCGGACGTGGAGTTCGAGGTCCACGACGGCGGCCAGGAGCACTACCCCTACATCCTCTCCCTGGAGTGA